From the Clostridium sp. Marseille-P299 genome, the window ATCTAACCATGTTAACTTTTCTACAACATCAACGTCACCATATAGATAAATATAACTATTGGATGGATGATAGTATTTTCTATGGAAATCTAAATATTCTTCATAACTTAAGTCAGGAATATAATCAGGATCTCCACCAGATTCCACACCGTATGCTGTATCTGGATATAAGCTACTTTGAATTTCTCTATATAATTGTTGTTCTGGAGAAGAAAACGCTCCCTTCATTTCGCTATATACAATACCATTATAGGTCAATTCATCGTCCTTGCTTTCCAGTTCATAATGCCAACCTTCTTGTTCAAAGATCTCTCTTCTATTATAAATATTAGGATAGAACACTGCATCCATATAAACATGCATTAAATTCTGAAAATCCTTGTCGTTACAGCTTGCAATCGGATACATTGTCTTATCGGAATATGTCATAGCATTTAAAAATGTATTTAAAGAGCCTTTGGCAAGTTCAATAAACGGATCCTTTGCTGGGAAGTTTTTAGAACCGCAAAGTACTGTATGCTCAATAATATGTGCTACACCCGTGCTATCTTTTGGTGGAGTACGAAATGCAATTGAAAATACCTTATTATTATCATCATTGGATATTACACATACCCTTGCTCCTGATTTCTTATGTCGAAAAACAAGGCCTAAACTATTTGTATCTTTTAAATCTTCTTGATATTCTAATTGGTAAGCGGAAAGCTGTTCAAAATTTATCTTATTATTTTTCTCTATTTCCATTATTTATCTTTCCTTTCCTTATTCTTAAATTTCATGTAATCTAAAACCATTATCTCACTGACTCGATATATTTATGCCTGAAATATTCGTTATTTCCAGTTTTATTGGCTTGATATGTTAATAATTTTTATTCTTTAGATGCATTGTAAAAATTAGCCTATGGAGCATATTATACCATATATTGAAACATTTGTCATACGTATTTACTTCATAAATCGTAAAGACAAGCCTTATTTTTTCTGTTTTTAACAATAAAATGAGATAAAAAAAAACAAATCAAATTATCTCATGCTAATTTTTGTAAAAAAGTAACAAAATTACATATTTTATGCAAATTCTTACAAAGTTAAATTGACAATATATGAATAATATGGTAAATTAGGCGTAGATTATCATCATGATAATTCGTACTAGTACATATTTTTAACAGTTTTCAGGAGGCACTTTTTATGAAAAAGGGTACAGTTAAGTGGTTTAATGCAAAAAAGGGTTTTGGATTTATTTCCGATGAACAGGGTAGCGATGTTTTCGTACATTTCTCTGCTTTAAACATGGACGGTTTCAAAGTTCTTGAAGAAGGCGAAGCTGTTGAATTTGAAGTTGTTGAAGGCGAAAAAGGTCCTCAGGCTGCTAATGTAGTTAAGTTATAATCGACAAAAACAATTGGAAATTTTATATATAGAGATATAGATAAAACTTCTTACAGTTGGGCGGGTATAACAACAAATGAGTGGAGAAACAATTATGTGAATTTATTTATATAATGTTTCTCCACTCGTTTTTTTCCCATCCTCATACTTAGCAATAGAGGTTTAAGTAAATTCCATTGCTTAGGGATACTGTAGCGATACAAAAAATATAAAAGAAAATAAAGACGAATTTTTTAACAGATTACCTGGAATATAACATAAATCAAATGCAAGAATTAATAGTATAAAGATACGCAAAAAAGTGCTGCCATACCTACGATTTATCAATTGTTAGTATGACAGCACTTTTTCTATTTCACTATAAAACAACCATATTAATAATAAAATCGAACTAAAACGTCAATTATAGCACCATTTTCGTCTAACATCATATAAAATTTTTCTAATTTTTCAATTTAATGGTTGCAAATCCTTTATATACATGATAATATTCAACTGTACTATCTGAACTAATACACTTAATACATTCTTATAAAACGATGAATGAAAGGAGGAACACCTTGTTTCAAATAAATCTAAATTCAAGAATACCTATCTATGAACAACTTTACAATAAAATCATTGAATTGGTTATGAAAGGACAACTAAAGGAAGAAGACCAAATCCCCTCCGTTAGATCTCTTGCAAAAGAGTTGGGGGTAAATCCTAATACTGTACAAAAAGCTTATCAGGAATTAGAACGTAATGGCATTATTTTTTCTGTAACTGGTCGTGGCAATTTTATTGCTCCAATCGATAAAAAAATGGTTGCTGAAAAAGCTCTTGATAATTTTGACAAAGCTGTTGTTGAATCGTTAAAGTTGGGATTTTCAAAGGAAGATCTCATAGTGAGAATAAAGGAGATATCTTATGATTGAACTAAAACAAGTATATAAACAAATTGGTAAGAAAAATATCATAGAAAATATGAGTTTTACATTAGAGGATGGTCATATCTTAGGTCTTGTGGGTTCCAACGGTGCTGGTAAATCAACATTATTGCGTCTTTTATCCGGCATTTATAAACAAGATTCCGGTGAAATTACTGTGGATGGACAAAGTGTTTATGATAATGTAGCAATAAAAGAGACCATCTTTTTTATTAATGATGAGACCGTACAATTTAATAACTATACAATCCCTGATCTAAAAAACATTTATAAACCATACTACAGTAATTTTTCAGAAGAATTGTTTCAGCGCCTAATTGAAATTACTGCTCTGCCTATGGATCAAAAGATGAGTCATTTTTCTAAAGGTATGAAACGACAGGCAATTCTAGCGATTGGGTTATCCTGTATGACAAAGTATCTTTTTTTAGATGAAGCATTTGATGGAATTGACCAGACGATGCGTTTGACTGTAAAGCGAATTTTGATTGACGCTATGTTAGACCGAAATTTAACGGTAATCATCTCCTCCCATCACTTGTTTGAATTAAACGAGATTTGTGACACAATCATGTTAATGCACAAAGGTAACATGTTATGTATGCGTGAAGTGGATGAACTTAGAAACGGTATGTCAAAAGTAGAAATTACAACACAAACGACAATGACAGAAACAGATTTTAAAGAATTAAACATATTGCATTTTAAACGTACTGGCACATCCATTCATATGGTGGTACGTAACAAGGCAACCGAGATTGAAACATTGTTAAGTCATAAAAATCTTGTGTTAGAATCCATTCTTCCTTTGACACTTGATGAAATATTTGTTTATGAAATGGAGGCACAAGGTTATGATAGCAAGCAAATCTAATAATTACGCCATAGTTAATTTCAAACAAAAAGCAATGGATGTCAAACTTTTTATTGTATTAATGATTTTAAATCTTATGGCATTTCCTTATCTAATGATAAGCATGTTACAAAATGGATATCGCAATACCATCTTTATTTCCTTTATTGCCTATGCACTAATCTTTGCTTGTGGTATTTATATTCCACTACAAAAATTTCTATATATGAACCAAAAATCAAAAGTAGATATGGTATATGCTCTTCCCCTTACGAGAAAGCAACAATTTTTAAGCGACTATTTTGCTGGGCTTACCTTATATGTAATACCTTATTTGATACAAATGATACTTACACAAATCATTTTATTCGTATTGCGTAATATAAAGATAGGATATATGTTTAATCTATATAGAACTAAGTCTTTTTATGAGCACCAAAGTCTTTTTAAATTTATGTTCATCGCCTTACTTCTTATGATATTTTTATATACGCTAACGGTATTTATTATATCCTGTACTGGTAATTTGTTTGAAGCAATTACGGCTTCCGTGTATTTTAATTTTATTATTCCATTGTTTTTTTATACACTAAATATAAACATCATCGGAAGTCTTTACTCCATATCAGAAAACGAGTTAATTTATAAAATATTAGAACGGACTAGTCCAATTGGTGGCCTTGTTTACTTGATTGCTGAGTCCAATCGTATACGAATTTCATGGATAATTCCATATCTTTTGGTCATAGCACTGTTATTTTTACTTTCTTTAAAGATTCAGACGAAACGACTTGCTGAGGAAGTAACAAAACCTTTTGTTGTGAAAGCATTTTATTATACGATACTATCTTCCATTGTATTTATTATTGGTTCCTTCCTCTACAGACAAGGTGTTGGATATATTAATTTAATTGTTATTCTTTCCGTCGTATTCTTTATATTTGAAGTAATTACAAACCGTGGAATTCAAAAGATGTTACGTATTTTCGTCCGTTACGTTGTAATTCTATCCTCAGTAATATTGTTCTTATTTGTTTTTAAAACAAGCGATGGTTTTGGCTTAGTGTATCGTAAAAGCAATGCTTCTAACATAAAATCAATAACACTAAATTATGATGGTATTTTAAATCAAGGTGAATATCAATACAGTACGATTGAACTAAAAGATCCAATGAATATCGAACGTTTGCTTACATTTCAAGAATCTCAATTAAAGAAATTCGAGGAAGTAAAACAAAAAGCAACCGCGAATGATACGATACAAGTTAATATGTATGAACTTGGTATCAAAGATTCTGAAGTAGATTCTGTATCGGCACCAGATTATATTGTTGATACTACTAGTCTTACTACAATGGCATTTGACTTAAAATTTGGTTTGGATTATTCCAGATATTATGACACCTCCTTGGAAGATTTATTAATGCTTGCACCAATCGAATTGAGTGATGAATATATTGATCAAATGATTGAAACGGTTTATAAAATAAACTATGTTTATATTAGCGATATTTACTCTACCAAATCATTTGATTTGAATGAAACAAGAAGTTCAGTGATTAAAGGACTTTGGGAAGCACTTCGTAAAGATTTAAAAGAAATTTCTTTGGAAGACTATTTAAAACCAAATACTTCTACTGGTATGAAGCTATACTTTGGAAATGGGACTAAGATTGGTGTTCATCCAAGTTACACCAATACAATACAATTTTTAAAGGATAATAACCTTTATATATCATTAAATGAAAGCGATTATAAATCTCTCATATCCACTCGAAATGTGTTTTTAGTTGCACCAGAGAGTGAATCTGAATACAAATCAAATTATTATACCAGTAGGGTAGACTATCAATCTATCACACAACAATGCCAGATTACAGAGCTTACAGACGATGTAGCTACACTCCTTGACAATGCAATGTATCAATATGTAACTGATGAACCTTGCTATTATCTGTTCATAGATAATTATCGTTATGTAATACCTGCAAACTATAGTGAAATTGCAAGCAGAGTATATTCTGAATTTATGAACTAACAAATATAACAGCCACCCCACTATGATTTCATAAACATAGTAGGATGGCTGTTTTTTAATGTTTAAAATGACGCATTCCTGTAAATACCATTGCAATTCCATATTCATTACATTTCTTAATGGAATCCTCATCACGAATGGAACCACCTGGTTGAATAATCGCTGTGATGCCAGCTTTATGCGCAGCTTCCACACAATCATCAAATGGGAAAAATGCATCGGAAGCTAATACAGCTCCTTTGGTTGCCTCTTCATTGATAAGTTCTGCTGCATGTTCAATACTTTGTCTTGTTGACCAAACTCGGTTCACCTGTCCAGGTCCAATTCCTACTGTTTGCTTATCTTTTGCAAGTGCAATACCGTTTGACTTCACAAATTTAACAACTTTCCATGCAAAGTACATATCTTCCATTTCTTTTTCAGAAGGTGCACGGTCAGTAACTACTTTTAACTCTTCTTTATTTAAAAGCTTACTATCAATGGTTTGTACAATTAATCCACCATTCACCTTCTTTAAGTCGTAAGCATTCTCATCTTGTGGAACTTCAATATCCTTTAGCTCAAGTACACGAACATTCTTCTTTGTTTGCAATAATTCTAAAGCTTCTTTTTCATAGCTTGGGGCAACTACTACCTCTAAAAACACTGGTTTCATCTTCTCTGCAAGCGCTAAAGTAACTTCACGGTTTACGACAACAATTCCACCATAAATTGAAACCTTATCTGCTTCAAATGCTTTATCCCATGCTACTACGATATCTTCATCGCTACCAACTCCACAAGGATTACCATGCTTACAAGCAACCACAGTAGGTTCAGTAAATTCTTTTAACAACTCCAAAGCTCCATTGGTATCATTGATGTTATTAAAGGAAAGTTCCTTACCATTTAACTGAACTGCATCTGTAATAGAACCCTTTTTCTTGCCAATCTCACGATAAAATGCTGCACTTTGATGTGGATTTTCACCATATCTCATATCTTGAACCTTTTCAAATGTCATTGTTAAGGTTTCAGGTAATTCGTGATCATTTCTTTCCTTCTTTAAATAATCTGCTATCATTGTATCGTAATTGGATGTATGCATAAAAACCTTTTGCATTAAGTAAAATTTGGTGTCAAGAGTAACTTCTTTGTTTTCTTTTAATTCATTAAGTACTGTTTCGTAATCTCTAGGGTCCACAACAACCGCAACATCTTGATAATTTTTAGCTGCAGAACGAAGCATTGTAGGTCCGCCAATATCTATATTTTCAACTGCTTCTGCTCT encodes:
- a CDS encoding ATP-binding cassette domain-containing protein, translating into MIELKQVYKQIGKKNIIENMSFTLEDGHILGLVGSNGAGKSTLLRLLSGIYKQDSGEITVDGQSVYDNVAIKETIFFINDETVQFNNYTIPDLKNIYKPYYSNFSEELFQRLIEITALPMDQKMSHFSKGMKRQAILAIGLSCMTKYLFLDEAFDGIDQTMRLTVKRILIDAMLDRNLTVIISSHHLFELNEICDTIMLMHKGNMLCMREVDELRNGMSKVEITTQTTMTETDFKELNILHFKRTGTSIHMVVRNKATEIETLLSHKNLVLESILPLTLDEIFVYEMEAQGYDSKQI
- the purH gene encoding bifunctional phosphoribosylaminoimidazolecarboxamide formyltransferase/IMP cyclohydrolase; amino-acid sequence: MGVKMRALISVSDKTGIVEFARELVDLGIEIISTGGTYNKLREAGVPAMEVSELTGFPECLDGRVKTLHPMIHAGLLAMRSNENHMRQLSDLNIETIDMVVVNLYPFKATILKDGVTRAEAVENIDIGGPTMLRSAAKNYQDVAVVVDPRDYETVLNELKENKEVTLDTKFYLMQKVFMHTSNYDTMIADYLKKERNDHELPETLTMTFEKVQDMRYGENPHQSAAFYREIGKKKGSITDAVQLNGKELSFNNINDTNGALELLKEFTEPTVVACKHGNPCGVGSDEDIVVAWDKAFEADKVSIYGGIVVVNREVTLALAEKMKPVFLEVVVAPSYEKEALELLQTKKNVRVLELKDIEVPQDENAYDLKKVNGGLIVQTIDSKLLNKEELKVVTDRAPSEKEMEDMYFAWKVVKFVKSNGIALAKDKQTVGIGPGQVNRVWSTRQSIEHAAELINEEATKGAVLASDAFFPFDDCVEAAHKAGITAIIQPGGSIRDEDSIKKCNEYGIAMVFTGMRHFKH
- a CDS encoding GntR family transcriptional regulator, yielding MFQINLNSRIPIYEQLYNKIIELVMKGQLKEEDQIPSVRSLAKELGVNPNTVQKAYQELERNGIIFSVTGRGNFIAPIDKKMVAEKALDNFDKAVVESLKLGFSKEDLIVRIKEISYD
- a CDS encoding cold-shock protein, translating into MKKGTVKWFNAKKGFGFISDEQGSDVFVHFSALNMDGFKVLEEGEAVEFEVVEGEKGPQAANVVKL